Proteins from one Desulfonema limicola genomic window:
- a CDS encoding DUF2442 domain-containing protein → MYWDIKLAKPLPDYRIYVEIEDGRKGIFDMKSYLEKGVFKELKDTNYFNQVYISFGALTWPNEQDIAPETLLSEMKLV, encoded by the coding sequence ATGTATTGGGATATTAAACTTGCAAAACCTTTACCTGATTACAGGATCTATGTTGAAATAGAAGATGGGCGAAAAGGTATATTTGATATGAAATCCTATTTAGAAAAAGGAGTCTTTAAAGAGCTTAAAGATACTAATTATTTTAATCAAGTATATATTTCATTCGGTGCTTTGACCTGGCCTAATGAACAGGACATTGCACCGGAAACATTACTAAGTGAAATGAAATTAGTTTAA
- the nuoK gene encoding NADH-quinone oxidoreductase subunit NuoK has product MIVPYEHVMFLAGILFIMGIFCAVTRRNLIMILLGFEIMLNAASIAFIGAALRWGHLEGHAVVIFIMAVAAAEVSIGLVLIVCAYKKTGAIDPGCINSDDVCEIDI; this is encoded by the coding sequence ATGATTGTACCATACGAACATGTTATGTTTTTAGCAGGGATACTTTTTATCATGGGAATATTCTGCGCTGTAACAAGGCGTAATCTTATCATGATACTTCTGGGATTTGAAATCATGCTCAATGCTGCATCCATTGCCTTTATAGGCGCTGCCCTGCGCTGGGGACATCTGGAAGGACATGCTGTTGTTATTTTTATAATGGCTGTGGCTGCTGCCGAGGTTTCCATAGGGCTTGTTCTTATTGTGTGCGCATATAAAAAGACCGGGGCCATTGACCCTGGATGTATTAATTCTGATGATGTTTGTGAAATAGATATTTAA
- the dhiT gene encoding DUF4160 domain-containing protein, whose protein sequence is MPIISMFYGIIIRMYLLDNKQHNLPHIHAKYAEFEASITIEDGNVIAGELPRKQLRLVQAWIELHKDELSANWEISISGENPYKIRPL, encoded by the coding sequence ATGCCTATTATTTCAATGTTCTACGGAATAATTATCCGTATGTATCTTCTTGACAATAAGCAGCATAACTTACCACATATTCATGCAAAGTACGCTGAATTTGAAGCATCAATAACCATTGAGGATGGAAATGTTATTGCAGGTGAATTGCCAAGAAAACAGCTTAGACTAGTTCAGGCTTGGATTGAACTGCACAAAGATGAATTATCTGCAAACTGGGAAATTTCAATAAGTGGTGAGAATCCATACAAAATTCGTCCATTATAG